TTGTTCAGCTTAAATATAACTTCAGGTACAATTTTTTGTGCCGCCGAACCTAAAAAACCAATGCGGAGCTCGCCTTGTTTGCCCTCATTAATATTGCTGATCTGTTTTTTAATGTTTTCAATATGTCCGAACAAAAAATCAACCTCTTCTTTCAGGTAAACGCCTGCTTCGGTAAGCGTTACCTTTTTCTTATTACGGTCGAACAATGGAGCATTAAAAATTTCCTCCATCTGTTTAATCTGCCGACTTAGTCCCGGTTGCGAAATAAACAGGCGGTCGGCAGCCTTTCTAAACTTCAGTTCCTCGGCCAAAACCTGAAAATATTTTAAGTGCCTAAGCTCTATCTGATAACTCATGGTTATTACATGATGATGTAATTGGTATTTATAGGTATCAAATATAGGGCTTATTTTTGTTTAAAACCTTTTTGACATGAGTGAGCAACAGATTTTTAATTACGGAACAGATCATTTAACCGCTAAATTAGCGCTAGCCATCAGCAATGGCCAAGTAAAGGGAGTATTGAGTCAGCGCACCCGCAATAAAGTGTTGGAAAGTAGTAAGGTAGTTGAGCGGATAGCGATTTCGGGTAAAGCCGTTTACGGCATCAATACGGGTTTCGGACCATTGTGTACCTCCATGATTTCGGCGGTTGATACCCGTAAATTACAAGAAAATATTCTGAGAAGCCATGCCGTTGGTGTAGGTGAGCCTATAGATAGTGAAATATCAAAACTAATGTTGGTATTAAAACTACAGGCTTTAGCTCAGGGATACTCAGGCATTAAAATCGAAACACTCGATCGAATGATCTGGTTTTTAGAGATCGGTGCTACACCAGTAGTGCCTAAACAAGGTTCTGTTGGCGCTTCTGGCGATCTTGCCCCTTTATCTCATCTTTTTTTGCCTTTAATTGGCTTAGGAAAGGTTCACCACAAAGGTAAAATTATTGCCACAGCACAGCTCTTACAAGAATATCAGGTGAGTCCACTGCAATTGGGTCCAAAAGAAGGCTTGGCGCTAATTAATGGCACCCAGTTTATTGCAGCACATGCCGTTAAAGTGGTACAGCGATTAGAAAACGTGCTGGCTTCAGCAGATATTATTTCGGCTATGATGATTGAAGGACTTCAAGGTTCTGAAAAGCCTTTTCATGCGCAGCTTCACCAGCTTAGGCCTTATCCGGCAAATATAGCGGTGGCCGAACAAGTGCGTAAACTGTTGCAAGGTTCTGAAATTATGAAATCGCATGCCGATTGTGCCAAAGTACAGGATCCATATTCGTTAAGATGTATTCCACAGGTGCATGGCACCTCCAGAACAGCGTGGATGCATTTAAAAGAAACTTTAGAAATCGAACTAAATTCGGTAACCGATAACCCTGTTATTTTTAATGACGATTTAACGATCAGTGGTGGTAATTTTCATGGTCAGCCATTGGCACTACCACTCGATTATGCCTGTTTGGCGGCCTCAGAAATCGGAAACATCAGCGACCGCCGGATTTATCTTTCCTTAGAAGGAAATACGCCAGGTGTGCCTAAACTCTTGATGCAGGAAACCGGATTAAATTCTGGTTTTATGATCGTTCAATATACCTCGGCGGCCTTGGCCAGCGAAAATAAAGGGCTTTGTTTCCCGGCCAGTGCCGATAGTATTCCCACTTCTTTAGGCCAGGAAGATCATGTGAGTATGGGTTCGATCAGTGGACGTAAAGCCCTACAGGTAATCGAAAATGTGGAGAAAATCCTGGGGATTGAACTGTTCTGTGCTGCACAGGCTATTGATTATCATCATCCATTAAAACCAGGCAAAATACTGGCTGCGGTACACGATTTTGTGCGTACTGAAATCGATCATTTCGAGGAAGATCAGATTATGTACGATAAGATGGAAAATGCCATTCAAATGGTACAACAAGGTAAAATTGTTGCCGTTGCTAGCAAGGCCGAATCCAACATTAAATTAAGCGTTTAAAATTACAAAATATGGATTTTAAAGCACAGATATTGGCGGGTATTCCTTCAGCATTACCGGCAAAAAAAAACAGGAATACCGCATTAAGCCACGCACCAGTAAGGAAGGATGTTTTAACAGTAGCGGAAAAAAAACTGAGCATTAAAAATGCTTTGCGTTATTTCCCAAAAACATGGCACCAAGAGCTTGCACAAGAATTTTTAGCCGAATTGGAAAACTACGGACACATTTATATGTACCGTTTTATGCCCGATTATGCCATTTATGCGAGAGATATAGTTGCATATCCATGCCGTACTATCCATGCCGCGGCAATTATGCTCATGATTCAGAATAATCTAGATCCGGCAATTGCACAACATCCTGAAGAACTTATTACTTATGGCGGAAACGGAAGCGTATTCCAAAATTGGGCGCAGTATCTTTTAACCATGCAATACCTCGCCACGATGACCGATCAGCAAACGCTGAATATTTATAGTGGGCATCCACAGGGATTATTTCCATCAAGTATCGCTGCACCTCGGGTAGTGGTAACCAATGGAATGATGGTGCCGAATTATTCTTCGCCCGAAGATCTTGAAAAGTTTAATGCTTTAGGTGTAACCCAATACGGACAGATGACGGCAGGTTCGTACATGTACATAGGGCCTCAGGGCATTGTTCATGGCACAGCCATTACCTTAATGAATGCTTTCCGTAAAAAAGGTTTTTATGGGCAAGATACGGCAGGGAAAATATTCCTTACTGCGGGTTTAGGTGGCATGAGCGGTGCACAAACCAAGGCAGGTAATATTGTAGGCTGTATTACCGTGTGCGCAGAGGTAAATCCCCAGGCCGCAACCAAAAGGCATCAACAAGGTTGGGTAGATGAGCTGATTGATAACTTAGATGAACTGGTTAACCGTGTGATACTTGCCCAAAAAGGGAGGGAAACGGTATCCTTGGCCTACATTGGTAATGTTGTTGATGTTTGGGAGCGATTTGATCAGGAAGATATCGAAGTTGCCATTGGTTCTGATCAAACTTCACTGCATAATCCATATGCTGGCGGTTATTATCCTGTTGGTTTAAGTTTTGTTGAGGCAAATGAAATGATGGCCAATGTGCCTGGCCAGTTTAAAGTATATGTTCAGAATTCATTAAAAAGGCAAGCAACAAGTATTAACAAACATACCGCCAAGGGGACTTATTTTTTCGATTATGGAAATGCTTTTTTATTAGAGTGCAGTAGGGCAGGTGCCGATGTAATGTCATCCAATGGGGTGGATTTTAAATACCCATCCTATGTAGAGGATATTTTAGGGCCATTGTGTTTCGATTATGGTTTTGGTCCGTTTAGGTGGGTTTGTGCCTCAGGGAACGAAAAGGATCTCGATTTAACCGATCAAATGGCAAAAGAGGTAATGGAGGAGATTAAGCTTAGTGCTCCAGAAGAAATACAGCAACAATTGCAGGATAATATCAATTGGATCAGTGCAGCAAAAGAAAATAAACTTGTGGTAGGTTCAAAAGCCCGGATTTTGTATGCAGATGCTGAAGGTAGGGCGAAAATTGCGATGAGGTTTAATGAAGCGATTAATGCCGGCCAATTATCAGCCCCAGTTATCCTAGGGAGAGATCACCACGATGTAAGCGGAACGGATTCTCCTTTTAGGGAAACCAGCAATATTTATGATGGAAGCAGATTTACTGCAGATATGGCTATCCACAATGTAATTGGCGATAGTTTTAGAGGAGCAACATGGGTTTCGATCCATAACGGCGGTGGAGTTGGTTGGGGAGAAGTAATAAACGGCGGCTTCGGAATGGTGTTGGATGGAAGCGAACAAGCAGCCGAAAAACTGCAAAATATGCTTTTTTACGATGTAAACAATGGAATTGCCAGAAGAAGCTGGGCACGTAATAAAGAAGCCCGCTTTGCTATCGAACGCGAAATGGCACGTACGGATACCTTGAAGATTACGTTACCCAATCTGGTTGATGATAATTTGTTGGATGGATTGGAAATAGGTTAAGGTTTTACAAAAGAAAAATGCCTTTTTTGTCATTCTTCAATATAAACTATATACTAACCATAACCTCTTTAAAAAGGTTTTTAATGATGTGAATTTCTGATGCATACTGCGTATTTTTTCTACAACCAAAGTATAAGGTATTGGTCAGTTTTGAAGTACCTTCCCAAATTACCTTTACTTTTTCTTCTTCAACTTCTTTCTTGCAAAGAAAATCGGGTATAATAGCCAAGCCTTTTCCACCAGATAAGCAGCGGACAATTGAGTTAAGGTTAGGCACAATATAGTTTGGGCGGAAATCTGCGTGTTTGCCAAAGTTAAGTTGCCAGAAACGTAAAAGGTGTTCCATATCGCCAGCGGTTCCGTACCATTTCTGCTGTTTTAACCATGTTTCCATCCCGGCTAAATCGTTCTTTTTAACCAACGAATCAAAAGTTTTCCCATCAGTTTCTATTCCACCTACTAAAACGATGGTTTCGGAAGAAAAAGCCTCATGTTCTACATTGGGAGAATTACCTTTTTGCGGGGTAATAATCAGATCTAAAATGCCTTTATCTAATTGATCGAGCATTTCAGGGTACTCTCCAAAACGGATAATTACATTAAAAGGTAAGGTTGAAATATATTGCTCGAGTGTAATCTGAAAAGTTTCGAAACACATGCCTACGCTAATGGTTGGCGTATGTTTCTCCGTACTTTTTTGAAAGTGTTTTTCCGCATCCTCGAGTTTGGTTAGCGGCTCCACAATAAAATTGTACAATACTTTTCCTTTTTCGGTAGGGATCATCTTCCTGCCTGTACGCTCGAACAACTTGTAACCAACATAACTTTCTAAAGAACTTAAATGCAAACTTACCCCAGGCTGCGAAATAAACAGATTTTCTGCTGCACCAGTTAAGGTTCCAGTTTTATAGATTGCTTTAAAACTTCTGTACCATTCTAAATTAACCATAATCTTAGTATTATAATTCTGATACAAATCTATGAATTAACTTGTTTTAATAATAGGTATAGGCGCTGTAATTTTGTGTTATCAAAATAGAAAAACGAAATGACAAAAATATTCATTATTAACGGAGGGCAAAAATTTGGTCATTCCGGTGGCAGGTTTAACGAGACGATAGCTAATGCTACTGCCGATTTCTTTTCTTCACTGGAAGAATTTGAAGTAAAAACAACCAATATTAACCACGATTACGACCCTAAGGAAGAAGTGGAGAAATATGTATGGGCGGACGTTGTAATTTATCATACCCCAATCTGGTGGTTTCAGTTGCCACATGGGTTTAAAAAATACATCGATGTGGTATTTACCGAAGGCCATAAAAAAGGAATTTATATTAGCGACGGCCGTAAGGCTGATAATCCAACCCGAAATTATGGTACAGGCGGCATGTTACACGGACGGAAATATATGGTAACATCATCATGGAATGCACCGAAAGAGGCTTTTACCTTACCAGAAGAATTTTTTATGGAAACCAGTGTGGATGATGGCGTATTGTTCGGTTTCCACAGAATGAATGCATTTACCGGAATGGAACGGATAGATGGCATCCATTTTCATGATGTAGAAAAGAATGCAGATATTAGGAGTGCACTTAAATTGCATCAAGAACACTTAACCCAAAATTTTTTAAATACAGCAGTATATGAGCATTTATCTAACAGCAATTGTTAAAAGTAAAAAAGAAACCACAGCGGCATTAAGAACCATGCTGCTTGATATGGTTGCAAATTCGCGTAAAGAAGAAGCCTGTATCCAATACGATCTGCACGAATCTGCAGTTGATAATACTTTTATTTTTCAGGAGGAATGGAAAGATCAGGCAGGTTTAGATCTGCACAATAAGCAGCCATATATTTTAGATTTTGTAGCGCAAGCTGATAAGTTGACAGACAATATTGTCATCTATAAAACAGAAAAACTGGCCTGATTACAATTTTGCCCGCCTAGCTGTTAACGAAGAACCTGCAGAAGCAATTACAACAAAAGCTACAGCAAAACACTCTTTTAAAGTGAGGTATTCTTGTAGAAAAACGAGCGCGGCTAATGAGGCCATAGCAGGTTCGAGGCTCATTAAAATACTGAAAGTACGGGCAGGGAGCTGCTTAAGGGCCCTCATTTCTAGGGTAAAGGGAATAGCGCTTGATAGTAGAGCAAGTGCTGCTCCTAACCCTATTAATTTAGGATTCAACGTGTTTAAACCACCGCCATAAATACCAAAGGGTATAATTACTATTGTAGCAAATAACATCCCTATGGCAACGGCATCGCCACCTTTCATTATTTTTGAAATTCTACCTCCTAAAATAATATAACCTGCCCAGAATACACCAGCCAAAAGTGCCAGGAGCACGCCCGCTAAATTTAGCCCTGTACCCGTCCACGGTGTAATTAATACAATACCGGTAGCAGCAAGTACCACCCAAAGAAAATCAACAGGTTTCTTCGATCCGAAAATGGCAAGTCCTAAGGGGCCAACGAATTCTAAAGTTACCCCTAAGCCAATCGGGATACGGGCAATAGCCATATAAAAAATCATATTCATTACCCCTAAACAAACACCATACAGGATAACGTATTTCCACTGTTTGGCATTTAGTTTAAATAGGTTTGGTCTAAAGGCGATTAGTAAGATTACTGCAGATAAGCCGATGCGTAAAGATGCTGTTGCAGCAGCGCCAATTTGTGGAAAAAGCCCTTTTGCAATTGCCGCACCACATTGTACACTGATAATTGATAATAAAACAGCAGGTATGGGCGGGATATTGATTTTGCTTTTCATCTTGGGCTCGTAAATGAGGCGCAAAATTAAGGAATTATAAAGTTGTAAACGCTTAATAAACTAATTTATAGCCCTGCCCCCTAATATTAATAATGAAAATAGATGGATCATCCTTTAAATATTTCCTAAGTTTCGTTATAAATACATCAAGGCTTCTACCTGAGAAATAATCATTATTGCTCCATAATGCATTCAAAATTACATTACGCTCTAACATGTTGTTTTTATTGAGCAAAAGCATTTGTAATATTTCAGCTTCGCGGGTGGTCAAGGTTCTTTGACTATTCGCTATAGTTAAAACACCTTTTGGATAATAAAATTGATAGTTGCCTATTTTGATGGGCTGTTTTTCAATATTCTCAGGTTCAATAACAAGTCGGTTTCGGCTTAATAATGCTTTTATCCTGATGGTGAGTTCTTCTATACTAAAAGGCTTTTTTAAATAGTCGTTTCCGCCGCTTTCGAAACCCATAACCACATCGGTAGGAAGCGATTTTGACGTTAAAAATATAATCGGCGTTACCATATCAATCTGTCTCAGGTGTTTTGCAATCGAGAAACCATCGCCATCAGGGAGCATTACATCTAATATTAATATATCAGGTTTTAATTTATGGTATTGGCTAATGGTTTCCTTAGCGGTTAAAGTATGTATAACTTCAAATCCTTTTAAGGCTAATGTTTCTTTAACTATTTCGGCAAGTGCGGGCTCGTCTTCTACAAAGAGAATTTTATTTAAAGTGGCCATCCCAATGTGATTTTAGTTCCTTGACCTAGTTTACTTTCAATTTTATACCAGCCATTATGTAGATGCATGATCTGCTTCACATAATTTAACCCTAATCCATGCCCTTTTACCGGATGACTATTTCCGGTACTTACCCGATAGAATTTCTCGAACACCACAGAAATGTCTTTTTCAGCTATTCCAATACCATTGTCTTCAACTTGCATGGTTAGAAAATTGTCTTTCTTTTGAACAGTTACGCTAATCAGGGGTTTTTCATCCGCATACTTTATTGCATTATCTATAATGTTGTTTATTGCATGCTGAAACTGAGTAGGATCAACATTTATCTCATTTAGTTGACTATCATTTTTATAATTGATAGAAATCCTTTTCTCGGCTTTCATTTCATGAAGGTGTATAATCTCCATTATTTTATCATCAAAAAAAACTTTTTCTTTTAATAAGGTAGATTTACCATCCTCATAAATGGCAATATTTAATACTTTATCAACCAAGATATTCAATCGTTCAATTTCATTTTTTGCATGGATCAGATATCGGTTATATTTATCATCATCGTTACGGATTACTGGGTTATTCAAGGCTTCAATGGCAACCGAGACCGTTGATATAGGTGTTTTGAATTCGTGGGTAATATTGCTGATAAAATCGTTTTTGATGATGGATAGTCTTTTCTCCCAAAAAAGCCTTTTTAATAGGATGACCATACAGCCCGATACTATAACGATCATAGCAAACGAAGAAAACAGAAGTAAGGCCATTCTAGAAAGAATGTAAGCCGATGGACTTTTGAACATTGCCCTTACATAGCGTTGATTGTCGGTGTAACGGTAGGTTTGAAATGCCCTGGTAACAAAAGCATAATCAAGCTTTTTTATACCCTTATTGTTGGTGCTGTCAACCTTTTTAACGATAAAGCTATAAGGTGTTGCAATATTCCTTGCTTTTAAATAAATGTTAAATGCAGGCCTTAAACGAGCGGTGTCGAATTGGTATTTATTGGCCTGTTCATTCATAAAAAGACCAAGCTTTTGCGTTCTATAATAAATGGTATGTGTTTCCAAATCTTCTTCTCTCATTAAGAGTGCAAGGTGGCCAGCAACATGTTTGCGTACACTGGTATCACTTTTGTTTTTTGGAAGTGCCTTACTATAATCTGATAAGCTAAATGAAGATGAAAATTTATCTTTCTCATTACCTTTTGCACTTACCGTGTAGATATATTTTTTGTCTTTTTTATCAAATCTGGCACTAATCAAAAAAGCATTGGTATCTAAAAGTTTTTGTTCAATAATGTTTTGAATCGTATCGCAGCGTAAGTCGAGCTCTTTTTTTATTCCATCTTCGAAAGCAAGGTTAACTTCCTTTTCAAAATCTTTTAAAGTCGTTTTGTAATAGTTAACAATCCAATATACCTGCAACGATAAAAGTGCCACCATTACCGAAAAACAGATTGTAATTAAAATATTGGCACTTTTTCGCATCATCAAATGTATGTTAAATCCCTAAATCTAAATATTGCATTAACATAATATAACCTAAAATAACATCTCCGATAACTGAGTTTAAAATTGGTTTTGCTCAATTTTGGTTAAACAAAAAATTATGAAAGCAATATTTTTTAATCTATTATTATCTATATGTACATATAGTGCGCTAGCACAGGGTGTTCAGATCAAAGCTGGCGATCAATTCCCGGATGTATTGATCAAAAACTTAATCAACTCCCCTGTTAAAGCTATTCAGCTTGGACAAAAACACGATAATAAGATTTATATCTTAAACTTATGGGGCACCTGGTGTAGTCCTTGCATTCCCGAAATGGACGCTCTGGCCAAACTACAGTTGCGTAATCCAGGAAGCATTCAGGTAATTGGCATTTCTAACGAAAAGCCTTCTAGGCTCCAAAATTACCTAATAAAAAAAACATCAAAGGTTTGGCTCTGTAGTGATACGTCCGAATTTTTTTACAAGCTGTTTGCATTTGCATACGTAGGGCAAAGTGCAATTGTGGATGCTAAAGGTAAGGTTGTAGCCCTGGTTAAAAGTGATTCGATTAACCAGAAAATGATAGATCGGTTAGTAAAAGGATTAACAATAAAATCTACGGCAGAAATCAAGGAGAAACCTGTAAATAACCACGATGATATTTTTGCTGTTGACTCTACCTTAATCCACAGTTTTACCCTACGTGGTTATATAAAGGGCCAACATTCGGGCAGTAGGCGGTATACGGGTAAAAGCGCTTTCGATGGCCGTAGGATTAGCTTTACCAATGCTTCGATGGCTTCCTTGTATAAAGATGCTTATGGTATAGTTTCTGAAAAACAATTGATTTACGAACTTCCGGAAAAAGAAGTTTCTGATTTTGATAACAAAGAGACACTCTATTCTTTAGACTTGTTGGTTAAACCCGAGGAAAGGGATAGTTTAATGGTCATCCTACAAAATAAACTTCGGGTATTGCTCCCGGTTAAGGCGAGGATAGAATATAGGCTAATGCCTGTTTATACATTAATCAATAAAAACTTTAAGCAAAAAGAATCAAGTGATGAAAAACTGAGCTATAGTTTTAGTGGGCAAGGTTACGATGGTCAGGGCGCTACCTTAGCCAATTTTGCCAACGATTATCTAAGTAATGAATTTAGTTTACCCGTTGTAGATGAAACAGGCTTAACAAAGCGGTACAATATCAAAACAAATGTAGCCATGAGAAATAGAGAAAGTATTCTGAAATCGATTAATGATATCGGATTAGACGTGGTTAAACAGGACAGAAAGATGAAAGTTCTGGTTTTTTACAAATAGAAAGTGGTCCTGCTAACCGGACCACCTTTAAAATTTTATTAGCTGAATAATTCCTGTTCGTCTCTATTTTCGGTAGGAATCTTTTTTAGGAAATCATCAAACGATGGTCCTTCATTGTCTGAATAAATGCCATAAGCGTCTAATATATATCCAATATTTTTATCCTGATCTTCCAGTAGGTAAAGCACAGAGTTATCTGCCGGGTCTGAATCTCCTTCAAACCGATAAGTTTTAACAATGGTTAAATCCTCGGGTTTATAAATTTTTCCGAGCGATTTACTTTGCATCTTACCATGATCAGACATTTTTAATTCGTTATCTTTTCCTTTCAGCCTCAATTTCTCCAAAATTTGACTTAAAGTGTTCATTGCAATTGGCTGTTCCATAGTTATAAGATTTTATACTGGTTAAACAAGTGGCATTCGAAATGGTTTTGCTATCCTTCTTTTTAAAGCAAACTAAATGATTGTCAATCTGTTTCTTATGTGAACTAATTTTTTGTAAAATGAAAAAATATCTTTTTAGCTTAGCTATAGCAGGCGTAGCACTTATAAGTGCTTGCGCTAAAACCGACAAAGAAGTTGCCCAGGCTACATTGACCGAAACAGCAGATAATACCAAAACCATTGGAACAGCAAAGTTTTACGAACTGAGTGACGGAAAAATTAAGATGGATATCGAGATGAATTTTGCAGCACGTGCAGATAGTAATGTTGCGGTCCACTTTCACGAACATGGCGATTGCGGTAATATGGGCGAAAATACACATGGCCACTGGAACCCAACGAAAGAAGCTCATGGCAAATGGGGATCTGCCGCTTACCACAGCGGAGATATTGGCAACATTATGTTAGATCATAAAGGCCATGCAACCCTTTCGGTTACTACCGATAGATGGAGCATTAAAGATGGAGATGTTAAAAATATTATCGGTCGTGGAATAATTGTACATGGTGGTACTGATGATTATACTACACAACCAACCGGTAACTCAGGTCCGCGGGTGGGCTGTGGTGTAATTGAAGCAGTGAAGTAAAGTTTTAATTTAGTTTGATCGCCATTTCGAGCGGAGTGCAATGTAGTTGAGGAATCTATTAAAGATCTCCCCATTTCACTACGTTTCAGTCGAGATGGCGATTTTCTGTTGGAGTCTTTAAGCGGTTAAATTTTTAACCGCTTTTTTATGCAATTTGATTCCGCTTGTCATCATCATTAAAAACCTAAATTATTATGGCAACACTAAACGAATCTCAAAGTGGCAAGGCTGCAGGAAGAACCAACAAGACAACACCAAGGGTAGATCTTACTGCAATGGTAGATCTGATGTTTTTATTGACTGCATTTTTTATGCTCACTACTTCATTAGGATCTTTAAATGCGGCAGATATTGCGAAGCCCGATAAAACGGATATCAATATCGTAGAAAATTATCCCGAGTCACGTACCATGACCATTCTGCTTGGTAAAAACAATAAGGCTGTTTGCTACATGGGCACAATAGAAAAGGCAAACATGAAAGTTGCCTCGGTAGCTAACATTCAGAAAGAAATTTTTGCAAATGAGAAACTTGTAGCTAAAACACATCACAATAATCCATCAAAGTATATGATCGTGATTATCAAACCTGGCAAAACCGCCAAGTTCCAGAATTTTGTAGATGTAATTGACGAAATGAAGATTGCCAATATTAAATCATACGCCATTGACGACGATCATATTGTAGAAAAAGAGATCGCATTTATGAAAATAAATGGTCTTTAAATGGTCGGTTCTTACTGTAACTATACTTAAAATAGAGCGAATAAAAAGAATATAAAGCGTTTTAATGTTAATGAATAAATTGAATAGGGTAAATTGTACACTATGCTTTTACTAAACACTTGGTTTTTGGCCACTTTAAGGGTGTTTTTTAACAGTATTATAGAAATGTTAGGTTTGTGTTAGATGTTTAATACTACATCTGTATAGCTAATATTATTACATTCGTCGAAGTGTTTGGCCAAGCATCAGGCGCATCCCGAAAAGCCTTTAAAAGAGTAGGATCTTAAAACTCAAAAAAAATCTAGTATGAAAAGTTTAGAATTAAAAAATCTTGGTGTTAAAGAAATGAACACAACTGAAATGTCTCAAGTTGAAGGTGGTGGTATTATTAATAATACATTAAACGAACTTTTAACTTCTCTTGCAGGAACTTTAAATGCAGTTGGTGCAGACACTTCAGCATTTTTAAGCAAAACAGTAACCAATGTTTTGAAACTTGTTTGGAGTCTATAAGCAATTTATTGCGTCCGCTGTTCTGGTTTTCAGAATAGCGGATGCTTTACGATTTCAATATTATGGCGCTAACCAGCTACTCTACAGAAAGAATTTCAAATACCGCTCTCGTTTACCGTTCTCAAATTAGTAAATCAAGCCAGTTAATTTATGTTGTTGCGGTGGCAGCCATTTTAATTGTTTTGATTGCCCTTCCCTTTATTAAAATACCCATTAGTATAAATGGTACAGGTATTTTACAATCAACCATCGAAAAAACAGAACTTATTGTCCCGGTTAATGGCCGGTTGATACAATATCGCCTCTCGGATAATAAAAGACTTAAACAAGGTGATACGCTTTTAGCTATTGATGCCGGTTTACCCAAGCAGCAGGATGCTTTGGTTGAAACGCGAAAAAATCAGATCGCCCAATTTTTACAGGATATCCGTACGTTACTCTCGTTTAATGGCGGCTCATCGAGCTTACAAACGGGGCAATATGTGGCATCCTGGCAACAATATGTGCAAGAATTAAAAAACGCAGGTATTGCGAAAAGACAGGCCGCCAGCACCTTTGCGCGTTACAATAAACTTTATCAGAACAAAGTGCTAACGCAATCAGAATATGAAAAATACAAATACGAACTCGAGCAGGCCGAATCGGTTTACTTAATGGTACGTACTAAATATAAAACGCAATGGCAAACGGAAGCCAATGGTTACCGCAACGAACTGCGCCAGCTTTCTGGGCAGCAGGCAGAACTTAACGAGCAGAAAAAACAATATGTACTACGTGCGCCGATTGATGGTTCTGTGCAGAGTTT
The nucleotide sequence above comes from Pedobacter riviphilus. Encoded proteins:
- the hutH gene encoding histidine ammonia-lyase codes for the protein MSEQQIFNYGTDHLTAKLALAISNGQVKGVLSQRTRNKVLESSKVVERIAISGKAVYGINTGFGPLCTSMISAVDTRKLQENILRSHAVGVGEPIDSEISKLMLVLKLQALAQGYSGIKIETLDRMIWFLEIGATPVVPKQGSVGASGDLAPLSHLFLPLIGLGKVHHKGKIIATAQLLQEYQVSPLQLGPKEGLALINGTQFIAAHAVKVVQRLENVLASADIISAMMIEGLQGSEKPFHAQLHQLRPYPANIAVAEQVRKLLQGSEIMKSHADCAKVQDPYSLRCIPQVHGTSRTAWMHLKETLEIELNSVTDNPVIFNDDLTISGGNFHGQPLALPLDYACLAASEIGNISDRRIYLSLEGNTPGVPKLLMQETGLNSGFMIVQYTSAALASENKGLCFPASADSIPTSLGQEDHVSMGSISGRKALQVIENVEKILGIELFCAAQAIDYHHPLKPGKILAAVHDFVRTEIDHFEEDQIMYDKMENAIQMVQQGKIVAVASKAESNIKLSV
- a CDS encoding urocanate hydratase, coding for MDFKAQILAGIPSALPAKKNRNTALSHAPVRKDVLTVAEKKLSIKNALRYFPKTWHQELAQEFLAELENYGHIYMYRFMPDYAIYARDIVAYPCRTIHAAAIMLMIQNNLDPAIAQHPEELITYGGNGSVFQNWAQYLLTMQYLATMTDQQTLNIYSGHPQGLFPSSIAAPRVVVTNGMMVPNYSSPEDLEKFNALGVTQYGQMTAGSYMYIGPQGIVHGTAITLMNAFRKKGFYGQDTAGKIFLTAGLGGMSGAQTKAGNIVGCITVCAEVNPQAATKRHQQGWVDELIDNLDELVNRVILAQKGRETVSLAYIGNVVDVWERFDQEDIEVAIGSDQTSLHNPYAGGYYPVGLSFVEANEMMANVPGQFKVYVQNSLKRQATSINKHTAKGTYFFDYGNAFLLECSRAGADVMSSNGVDFKYPSYVEDILGPLCFDYGFGPFRWVCASGNEKDLDLTDQMAKEVMEEIKLSAPEEIQQQLQDNINWISAAKENKLVVGSKARILYADAEGRAKIAMRFNEAINAGQLSAPVILGRDHHDVSGTDSPFRETSNIYDGSRFTADMAIHNVIGDSFRGATWVSIHNGGGVGWGEVINGGFGMVLDGSEQAAEKLQNMLFYDVNNGIARRSWARNKEARFAIEREMARTDTLKITLPNLVDDNLLDGLEIG
- a CDS encoding LysR family transcriptional regulator, giving the protein MVNLEWYRSFKAIYKTGTLTGAAENLFISQPGVSLHLSSLESYVGYKLFERTGRKMIPTEKGKVLYNFIVEPLTKLEDAEKHFQKSTEKHTPTISVGMCFETFQITLEQYISTLPFNVIIRFGEYPEMLDQLDKGILDLIITPQKGNSPNVEHEAFSSETIVLVGGIETDGKTFDSLVKKNDLAGMETWLKQQKWYGTAGDMEHLLRFWQLNFGKHADFRPNYIVPNLNSIVRCLSGGKGLAIIPDFLCKKEVEEEKVKVIWEGTSKLTNTLYFGCRKNTQYASEIHIIKNLFKEVMVSI
- a CDS encoding NAD(P)H-dependent oxidoreductase → MTKIFIINGGQKFGHSGGRFNETIANATADFFSSLEEFEVKTTNINHDYDPKEEVEKYVWADVVIYHTPIWWFQLPHGFKKYIDVVFTEGHKKGIYISDGRKADNPTRNYGTGGMLHGRKYMVTSSWNAPKEAFTLPEEFFMETSVDDGVLFGFHRMNAFTGMERIDGIHFHDVEKNADIRSALKLHQEHLTQNFLNTAVYEHLSNSNC
- a CDS encoding putative quinol monooxygenase, with protein sequence MSIYLTAIVKSKKETTAALRTMLLDMVANSRKEEACIQYDLHESAVDNTFIFQEEWKDQAGLDLHNKQPYILDFVAQADKLTDNIVIYKTEKLA
- a CDS encoding EamA family transporter; the encoded protein is MKSKINIPPIPAVLLSIISVQCGAAIAKGLFPQIGAAATASLRIGLSAVILLIAFRPNLFKLNAKQWKYVILYGVCLGVMNMIFYMAIARIPIGLGVTLEFVGPLGLAIFGSKKPVDFLWVVLAATGIVLITPWTGTGLNLAGVLLALLAGVFWAGYIILGGRISKIMKGGDAVAIGMLFATIVIIPFGIYGGGLNTLNPKLIGLGAALALLSSAIPFTLEMRALKQLPARTFSILMSLEPAMASLAALVFLQEYLTLKECFAVAFVVIASAGSSLTARRAKL
- a CDS encoding response regulator transcription factor, producing MATLNKILFVEDEPALAEIVKETLALKGFEVIHTLTAKETISQYHKLKPDILILDVMLPDGDGFSIAKHLRQIDMVTPIIFLTSKSLPTDVVMGFESGGNDYLKKPFSIEELTIRIKALLSRNRLVIEPENIEKQPIKIGNYQFYYPKGVLTIANSQRTLTTREAEILQMLLLNKNNMLERNVILNALWSNNDYFSGRSLDVFITKLRKYLKDDPSIFIINIRGQGYKLVY